One Etheostoma cragini isolate CJK2018 chromosome 18, CSU_Ecrag_1.0, whole genome shotgun sequence DNA window includes the following coding sequences:
- the LOC117961460 gene encoding claudin-20-like — protein sequence MLSAAVQILAFALALLGVLGATVATLLPNWKVSINVWTHFMTPISQMQGLWMDCVWYSSGVFSCTMKNSVLTLPAYLQTMRAAMVLSCMVASFGLCLASLGLKCTRWGGSHRAKGHTAIAAGGCFVLASFLCLVPASWFTNEVITVFLTTDLPESSKYQPGGALCVTFVSAGFLLAGGVIFCLSCPGKRSGRPDYPPPDHPDRFVLHRDDQRRREPQAENSQPKNRQNQTVQLQMDNVKTQKPPQEKREQQVYSSPSKLPPKDIKDSYSLQEYV from the coding sequence ATGCTGTCTGCAGCCGTACAGATCCTAGCGTTCGCCCTGGCGTTGCTGGGCGTCCTCGGCGCAACCGTGGCCACTCTGCTTCCCAACTGGAAGGTGAGCATCAACGTGTGGACCCACTTCATGACTCCTATCTCGCAGATGCAGGGGCTGTGGATGGACTGCGTCTGGTACAGCTCCGGTGTCTTCAGCTGCACCATGAAGAACTCTGTGCTGACGTTGCCGGCGTATCTGCAGACCATGCGGGCCGCTATGGTTTTGTCCTGCATGGTTGCATCGTTTGGACTCTGCCTCGCCTCCCTGGGGCTGAAATGTACCCGCTGGGGAGGCAGCCACCGAGCAAAGGGGCACACGGCCATCGCTGCTGGGGGTTGCTTTGTCCTCGCCAGCTTCCTGTGCCTAGTTCCCGCGTCATGGTTCACCAACGAAGTCATCACCGTCTTTTTGACGACAGACCTGCCGGAAAGCAGCAAATATCAACCCGGAGGAGCTCTTTGCGTGACGTTTGTCTCTGCCGGCTTCCTCCTGGCTGGAGGCGTGATTTTTTGTCTGTCGTGTCCAGGAAAAAGATCAGGACGCCCAGACTATCCCCCGCCCGACCACCCCGACAGATTTGTCCTGCACCGAGACGATCAGCGGAGGCGCGAGCCGCAGGCGGAGAACTCGCAGCCGAAAAACAGGCAAAACCAAACGGTTCAGCTGCAGATGGACAACGTGAAGACGCAGAAACCTCCTCAGGAGAAACGTGAGCAGCAGGTTTACTCGTCTCCCTCCAAACTCCCTCCGAAAGACATCAAGGACAGCTACAGCCTCCAGGAGTATGTCTAA